The Heyndrickxia vini genome contains a region encoding:
- the tagH gene encoding teichoic acids export ABC transporter ATP-binding subunit TagH, with translation MSHSVIFDKVTKKYKMYAKNSEKLLDIIFPDGYGENFYALQNISFTADQGDVIGVIGVNGAGKSTLSNLITGVIPPTSGTIEIKGQASLIAIASGLNNELTGRENIELKCLMLGFNKKEIRELMPEIIDFADIGKFIDQPVKSYSSGMKSRLGFAISVNIDPDILVIDEALSVGDQTFTDKCLDKMNEFKEKGKTIFFISHSIGQVKKFCQKALWLEAGEVKAYGTIKEIIPQYEKFLKEFKALSKEEQKNFKQLVLEKRSKLREYESQPN, from the coding sequence ATGAGTCATTCTGTTATTTTTGATAAAGTAACAAAAAAATATAAAATGTACGCGAAAAACTCAGAAAAACTATTGGATATTATTTTTCCCGACGGCTATGGAGAAAATTTCTATGCTTTACAAAATATAAGTTTTACTGCGGATCAGGGAGATGTAATTGGAGTTATTGGTGTCAATGGTGCCGGTAAGTCAACCTTATCGAATTTAATTACTGGCGTCATTCCCCCCACATCAGGAACGATTGAAATTAAAGGTCAAGCATCTTTAATAGCCATCGCATCGGGATTAAATAATGAATTAACAGGCAGGGAAAATATTGAACTGAAATGCTTAATGCTAGGTTTTAATAAAAAAGAAATTCGTGAACTAATGCCTGAAATTATTGATTTTGCTGATATAGGAAAATTTATTGATCAACCTGTTAAAAGCTATTCAAGTGGAATGAAATCCCGCTTAGGGTTTGCAATATCGGTCAATATTGATCCTGATATTTTAGTAATTGACGAAGCATTATCTGTTGGGGACCAAACTTTTACGGATAAATGTCTGGATAAAATGAATGAATTCAAAGAAAAAGGGAAAACAATCTTTTTCATCAGTCATTCAATCGGTCAGGTTAAAAAGTTTTGCCAAAAAGCGCTTTGGCTTGAAGCCGGAGAAGTAAAAGCGTATGGAACAATCAAGGAAATCATTCCACAATATGAGAAGTTCCTAAAAGAATTTAAAGCATTATCGAAAGAAGAACAAAAGAACTTCAAGCAATTAGTACTAGAAAAAAGAAGCAAACTCCGCGAATACGAAAGTCAACCTAATTAA
- a CDS encoding DUF4097 family beta strand repeat-containing protein gives MNEERKRIIGMVKEGKLSTEEALVLLDALDNKQENKNEKVIESSQTYHEKYQEKESYSKKQTEDKYSSQFHDAKDKIMDFVNTTFKKIKDIDLNFNQSVDIPHVYQQANVTLTNIDIDVANGQVEVKVWDQPDVRIECQARVYRKDNRDEARAFFIDNSSFYLENGLLRFSTQSKWMKADTIVYIPKNDYEKVSIRTFNGSVTGEGLSGADLRAKTANGKIVLKNVNSDKLDAETVNGKILVSETKSGRFSAETMHGSIDVEGEYGSIDLQTLNGNLSCVLNNEVAETLHLKAVSGNINVYLPSDVSIEGECKSNLGNVKITLDNIDVIEEKKEMVQKQVRFKRSVLNETPFHIFAETRTGSIIVQNNDKVHGQSNEQDHSEEKNENEEEINE, from the coding sequence ATGAACGAAGAAAGAAAAAGAATAATCGGGATGGTAAAGGAAGGAAAGCTATCAACAGAAGAGGCCCTTGTTTTATTAGACGCATTAGATAATAAACAGGAAAATAAAAATGAAAAAGTGATCGAATCCAGTCAGACTTATCACGAGAAATATCAAGAAAAAGAATCATACTCGAAAAAGCAAACAGAAGATAAATACTCATCACAATTCCACGACGCAAAAGATAAAATTATGGATTTTGTAAACACCACTTTCAAAAAAATAAAAGATATCGATTTAAACTTTAATCAATCTGTTGATATCCCACATGTTTACCAGCAAGCAAATGTGACACTAACCAATATTGATATTGATGTTGCAAATGGTCAAGTTGAAGTAAAAGTCTGGGATCAACCGGATGTACGAATAGAATGCCAAGCAAGGGTATATCGCAAGGATAATCGCGACGAAGCACGAGCATTCTTTATAGACAATAGTTCATTTTATTTAGAAAATGGATTGCTTCGCTTTTCAACCCAATCAAAGTGGATGAAAGCCGATACAATTGTCTACATTCCAAAAAACGATTATGAAAAAGTCTCCATTCGTACATTTAATGGAAGTGTAACTGGGGAAGGATTGTCGGGAGCTGATTTAAGAGCAAAGACGGCTAATGGAAAGATTGTTTTGAAAAACGTGAACTCCGATAAATTAGATGCGGAAACAGTGAACGGCAAAATCCTAGTTAGTGAAACAAAATCCGGTCGTTTTTCAGCTGAAACAATGCATGGCAGCATTGATGTAGAAGGTGAATACGGATCAATTGATTTACAAACATTAAATGGAAATTTAAGTTGTGTTTTAAATAACGAAGTAGCGGAAACACTTCACTTAAAAGCAGTTTCTGGTAACATTAATGTATATCTTCCGTCAGATGTAAGCATTGAGGGAGAATGTAAATCAAATTTAGGAAATGTGAAAATTACCCTTGATAATATTGATGTTATTGAAGAAAAGAAAGAAATGGTACAGAAACAAGTCAGATTTAAACGAAGCGTACTGAATGAAACACCTTTCCATATTTTTGCTGAAACAAGAACAGGTTCCATCATCGTTCAAAATAATGATAAAGTTCACGGTCAAAGCAATGAACAGGATCATTCGGAAGAAAAGAATGAAAACGAAGAAGAAATAAATGAATAG
- a CDS encoding phage holin family protein, which translates to MRWLLGILINALLFVAMAGYFEGFEVSSFGSAVVASFILSILNVLVRPILIILTFPITLITLGIFLFVINAITLMMTDRLMGDAFNFEGFGTAFLVAVIMSIANLIIQKAVFSNKREE; encoded by the coding sequence ATGAGATGGTTGTTAGGAATTTTAATTAATGCTTTATTATTTGTCGCCATGGCGGGGTATTTTGAGGGATTTGAGGTATCAAGCTTCGGTTCAGCTGTAGTGGCTAGTTTTATTTTATCGATATTAAATGTACTCGTACGTCCAATATTAATTATTTTGACATTTCCAATTACCCTTATTACATTAGGGATTTTTCTATTCGTTATAAATGCGATTACATTAATGATGACAGACCGATTGATGGGGGATGCCTTTAATTTTGAAGGATTTGGCACCGCGTTTTTGGTCGCTGTAATTATGTCAATAGCTAATCTCATCATCCAAAAAGCAGTGTTTTCTAATAAACGTGAAGAATAA
- a CDS encoding N-acetylmuramoyl-L-alanine amidase, with the protein MLKIMLDAGHGPNTPGKRSPDNYKEFSFTSSVADYAKVILETYENVTVYFAHSKKEDVPLKERTDRANQLKVDCYVAIHANAYGTTWTSANGIETYVYPTKPKEALALANRVQKNLVIATGLTDRGVKTADFHVLRETNMTAILSECGFYTNKSELKLIRSESYQKTCAEAIVKGIVDQYKLKKKKAPTPPKNDTKPKELYRVQIGAFADEKNAEKLLKELKDKGYNPVIVKDS; encoded by the coding sequence ATGTTGAAGATTATGCTTGATGCGGGCCATGGACCGAATACTCCTGGAAAAAGAAGTCCAGATAATTATAAAGAATTTTCATTTACAAGTTCTGTAGCAGATTATGCGAAAGTAATACTAGAAACATATGAAAATGTTACAGTTTACTTTGCACATTCCAAAAAGGAAGATGTGCCATTAAAAGAAAGAACAGATAGAGCAAATCAATTAAAGGTCGACTGTTATGTTGCTATTCACGCAAATGCTTACGGAACAACTTGGACGAGTGCAAATGGAATTGAAACCTATGTATATCCTACAAAGCCAAAGGAGGCGCTCGCTCTTGCAAATAGAGTGCAAAAAAATCTAGTCATTGCTACTGGGCTAACAGATCGGGGTGTAAAAACGGCGGATTTCCATGTGCTTCGAGAAACGAATATGACTGCCATACTTTCTGAATGCGGATTTTATACAAATAAAAGTGAACTCAAGCTAATTCGCTCAGAATCGTATCAAAAAACATGTGCTGAAGCAATAGTGAAAGGAATTGTTGACCAATACAAGCTTAAAAAGAAGAAAGCACCAACTCCTCCAAAAAATGATACAAAACCCAAGGAGCTTTACAGGGTCCAGATTGGTGCATTTGCAGATGAAAAAAATGCAGAAAAGCTGCTAAAGGAATTAAAGGATAAGGGCTACAACCCAGTGATTGTGAAGGATAGCTAA